A portion of the Acidisarcina polymorpha genome contains these proteins:
- a CDS encoding aldo/keto reductase → MQRREFLRRAATGIGSAWLAQRVAPAAASFEQTTLPAKFKAHDDVVLGKTGIRTSRLAMGTGTIGYAGASNQTRLGTDRISRMLIDGYNENGLRFYDTADSYGSHPYIAAALKHVPRDKVTVLTKTDTRDAAGVRDDLDRFRRELGTDYIDVVLIHCVTEDDWTTRYRGAMDVLSEAKQKGVIRAHGVSCHSIGALRAAAASPWVELDLVRLNPVQARMDAEPDTVVSVIKQMRASGKAIVGMKILGQGAMRSRPSEALHYALGTGVLDAFTIGAESRAEQDDLVRRIAAA, encoded by the coding sequence ATGCAGCGGAGAGAGTTTCTGCGTCGCGCAGCGACCGGTATCGGAAGTGCGTGGCTCGCCCAGCGAGTTGCCCCCGCCGCCGCATCCTTCGAGCAAACAACGCTGCCTGCCAAATTCAAGGCTCACGACGACGTTGTGCTGGGGAAAACCGGCATTCGCACCAGCAGGTTAGCGATGGGTACTGGAACGATCGGCTATGCTGGTGCGTCCAACCAGACGAGGCTGGGCACGGACCGGATCTCGAGGATGTTGATCGATGGCTACAACGAAAATGGACTTCGCTTCTATGACACAGCAGACTCCTACGGCAGCCATCCCTATATCGCCGCTGCCTTGAAACACGTTCCGCGCGATAAGGTGACGGTCCTTACCAAAACCGATACCCGCGACGCCGCTGGAGTTCGGGACGACCTCGACCGTTTCCGCCGTGAATTAGGCACCGACTATATCGATGTCGTCCTCATCCACTGCGTAACTGAGGATGACTGGACGACTCGCTATCGGGGCGCCATGGATGTACTCTCGGAGGCGAAGCAAAAGGGTGTGATCCGGGCTCATGGAGTCTCCTGCCACAGCATTGGGGCATTGCGGGCCGCCGCCGCTTCGCCATGGGTGGAGTTGGATCTGGTGCGGCTCAATCCAGTACAAGCCCGCATGGATGCAGAGCCGGATACAGTCGTCAGTGTTATCAAGCAAATGCGTGCATCCGGAAAAGCCATCGTGGGTATGAAAATTCTCGGCCAGGGTGCGATGCGCAGCCGCCCCAGCGAGGCTCTGCACTATGCTCTTGGCACGGGTGTCTTGGACGCGTTCACGATCGGCGCGGAAAGCCGCGCAGAGCAGGACGATCTCGTGCGACGCATCGCCGCCGCCTGA
- a CDS encoding LLM class flavin-dependent oxidoreductase, which translates to MDPIEIGVDSFAAAMTDPTNGVTLSAAERIANLLEQIERADQVGLDAFGIGEHHRAEFLDSAPTVILAAAAARTRKIRLSSAVTVLSADDPVRVFQQFATLDLISNGRAEIVAGRGSFVESYPLFGLDLNDYDSLFAEKLDLLLNIRENINVHWSGKHRAALTGQGVYPRPLQKKLPIWLGVGGTPQSFARAGALGLPLMVAIIGGEPHRFRPLIDLYYEAGDRAGHAREDLKVGLHCIGYVADTTTQAIDDFFPGYAYTFTSLGKERGWPPTTRGHFDALRGPTGALLVGDPDEVAQKILYIHEALGGVARISFQMSVATLPHIQLLHATELLGTVVAPMVRQKLVERSQL; encoded by the coding sequence TTGGACCCGATAGAGATAGGTGTTGATAGTTTTGCCGCTGCCATGACAGACCCGACCAACGGAGTCACGTTGAGCGCTGCGGAAAGAATTGCCAATCTCCTGGAGCAGATCGAGCGAGCCGACCAGGTGGGCCTGGACGCCTTTGGCATCGGGGAGCATCATCGCGCCGAATTCCTCGACTCGGCGCCAACGGTGATCCTCGCCGCGGCTGCCGCGCGAACCCGCAAGATTCGCCTTAGTAGCGCGGTGACTGTATTGAGCGCAGACGATCCCGTACGAGTCTTCCAGCAGTTTGCGACGCTCGATCTGATTTCTAATGGACGAGCCGAGATCGTCGCGGGTCGCGGGTCATTTGTGGAATCTTATCCACTCTTCGGTCTTGACCTAAACGACTATGACTCACTTTTTGCGGAGAAACTCGACCTTCTTTTGAACATTCGGGAAAATATCAACGTTCACTGGTCTGGCAAACATCGGGCGGCTCTGACTGGGCAAGGTGTCTACCCACGGCCACTGCAGAAAAAGCTGCCGATCTGGCTAGGCGTCGGTGGAACGCCCCAATCTTTCGCCCGTGCCGGTGCGCTCGGTCTGCCGTTGATGGTCGCCATTATCGGCGGGGAGCCTCACCGCTTCCGGCCCCTGATCGACCTCTACTATGAAGCCGGTGACCGCGCAGGGCATGCTCGCGAGGACTTGAAGGTCGGCCTTCACTGCATCGGGTACGTGGCGGACACAACCACTCAGGCGATCGACGACTTCTTTCCCGGCTACGCTTATACCTTCACCAGTCTAGGAAAGGAGCGCGGTTGGCCGCCCACGACTCGCGGTCACTTCGACGCCTTACGTGGACCTACCGGTGCGCTACTTGTGGGCGATCCAGATGAAGTAGCGCAGAAGATTTTGTATATCCACGAAGCTCTCGGCGGAGTCGCACGAATCAGCTTCCAGATGAGCGTTGCCACGCTGCCTCACATCCAGCTCCTCCATGCTACCGAGCTTTTAGGCACGGTGGTGGCGCCGATGGTGCGGCAGAAGCTCGTGGAGAGATCTCAACTCTGA
- a CDS encoding aldo/keto reductase, giving the protein MTGTIPPLRNFGKTDAKISAIGLGGHHLGAASDEKTAVEIIHRAVDGGVTFYDCCWEYNRGKSEDWLGKGLKGYRDKVFLMTKVCTHGRDAALATQMLEQSLRRLQTDHLDLWQIHGVGFENDPELFIRPGGAAEALTKAKKDGKVKFVGFTGHKDPDVHLAMLNTGFPFDAVQMPLNPFDSHFFSFEKKVLPILNQRGIAALGMKPIGGHGEPVQKGVFSAEELLRYQMSLPVATTITGVSEMHILEQNLKIAQGFTPLSEAEMQTLRDRAKQYAGDGQFELYKTSIKFDNPEARLAHDFPLDLAQVEVKQMIYATQNSGRPYPQVKDSPGV; this is encoded by the coding sequence ATGACTGGAACCATCCCCCCCCTAAGAAACTTTGGAAAAACTGACGCGAAGATCTCCGCCATCGGTTTGGGCGGTCACCACCTTGGCGCGGCAAGCGACGAGAAAACTGCTGTTGAGATTATTCACCGCGCCGTGGATGGCGGGGTCACGTTCTACGATTGCTGCTGGGAATATAACCGCGGCAAATCGGAAGATTGGCTGGGAAAAGGGCTAAAGGGGTATCGGGACAAGGTCTTCTTAATGACCAAGGTCTGTACCCATGGGCGCGACGCGGCCTTAGCTACTCAGATGCTGGAACAGAGTTTGCGCCGGCTGCAGACGGATCACCTCGATCTATGGCAGATTCATGGCGTTGGATTCGAAAACGACCCTGAACTCTTCATCCGTCCCGGAGGGGCCGCTGAAGCCCTTACCAAAGCAAAGAAGGATGGGAAGGTCAAGTTTGTTGGCTTCACCGGGCATAAGGATCCGGACGTGCATTTGGCGATGTTGAATACCGGCTTTCCATTTGACGCGGTACAGATGCCCCTAAATCCCTTCGACTCGCATTTCTTCAGCTTCGAGAAAAAGGTGCTTCCAATCTTGAATCAACGCGGCATCGCGGCACTGGGAATGAAGCCTATCGGCGGCCACGGAGAACCAGTACAAAAGGGTGTCTTCAGCGCTGAGGAACTGCTCCGGTATCAGATGTCCCTGCCGGTCGCGACGACGATCACGGGCGTCTCGGAGATGCATATCCTCGAACAGAACTTGAAAATCGCCCAAGGCTTCACTCCGCTATCCGAAGCCGAGATGCAGACGCTGCGCGATCGCGCAAAGCAATATGCGGGGGACGGCCAATTCGAGCTATATAAAACATCAATCAAGTTTGATAACCCTGAGGCGCGACTTGCCCATGACTTCCCCCTTGACCTGGCACAGGTAGAAGTCAAACAGATGATCTATGCCACTCAAAATTCCGGACGTCCGTATCCGCAGGTAAAAGATTCGCCGGGAGTTTAG
- a CDS encoding aldo/keto reductase: MKDPLVNHLQTPEEKLRLSEVSRRHFLQGAAMTGAAAVAGPRAARAQATYPAQSGARAELQLPNPIVPNFQGRYSGPPLPPFQVPKRPMGSTGLQVSIIGMGGFHLGTAAGQEEVNNMIAKALDHGINFFDNAWEYHGGMSEERVGSALKGKRDQAIVMTKVCTHGRKKDVAMRMLEESLTRLQTDHLDVWQVHEVIYYNDPEKAYALDGVLEALTAAKQQGKVRFVGFTGHKNPSIHLDMLNRGFHFDTVQMPINPFDPSYRSFEKTVLPIAVQKGMAVFSMKSMSGSGEPIVHGALTPTEALSYAMSVPGVSTTISGMDSMEVLDQNLGILCNYEPLTDKQMADLREHGRQFYDGRYELFKSTLKYDGDLGREQHNYPSAADLPA; this comes from the coding sequence ATCAAAGATCCTCTCGTTAATCATCTACAGACGCCTGAAGAGAAGTTACGCTTATCCGAAGTCTCTAGAAGGCACTTTTTGCAAGGAGCAGCTATGACTGGGGCCGCTGCCGTTGCAGGTCCCCGCGCTGCCCGTGCCCAGGCGACCTATCCAGCTCAATCTGGTGCACGAGCCGAGTTACAGCTGCCAAACCCAATCGTCCCTAATTTCCAGGGGCGATACAGTGGACCGCCATTGCCTCCATTCCAAGTGCCCAAACGCCCAATGGGCAGTACCGGTTTGCAGGTCTCCATCATTGGTATGGGCGGCTTTCACTTAGGTACGGCTGCTGGACAGGAAGAGGTAAATAACATGATTGCAAAGGCCCTCGATCATGGCATCAACTTCTTCGACAATGCGTGGGAGTACCACGGGGGTATGAGCGAGGAACGTGTCGGTTCGGCCTTAAAAGGGAAGCGTGATCAAGCCATCGTTATGACCAAGGTCTGCACTCACGGACGCAAGAAGGATGTAGCGATGCGCATGCTCGAAGAGTCACTTACCCGGCTTCAGACCGATCATTTAGATGTCTGGCAGGTGCACGAGGTCATTTACTACAATGATCCGGAAAAGGCGTATGCGCTTGATGGAGTGCTCGAAGCGTTAACTGCCGCGAAGCAGCAGGGAAAGGTTCGATTTGTTGGCTTTACTGGCCATAAGAATCCATCCATCCACCTTGATATGCTTAATCGCGGCTTCCACTTCGATACCGTGCAGATGCCGATTAATCCCTTCGATCCAAGTTACCGTTCTTTCGAGAAGACCGTGTTGCCAATCGCAGTTCAAAAAGGAATGGCGGTCTTTTCGATGAAGAGTATGAGCGGATCGGGAGAACCGATCGTGCACGGAGCGCTCACTCCCACAGAGGCGCTCTCCTACGCTATGAGTGTTCCCGGCGTCTCCACGACTATCTCAGGGATGGACTCGATGGAAGTACTTGATCAGAACTTAGGAATACTGTGTAACTACGAGCCACTCACTGACAAGCAGATGGCGGATCTCCGCGAACACGGACGGCAGTTCTACGACGGCCGGTACGAGTTGTTCAAAAGCACGTTAAAATATGACGGAGACCTGGGCCGGGAGCAGCATAACTATCCGAGCGCCGCCGATTTGCCAGCCTAG
- a CDS encoding SDR family oxidoreductase, with translation MTTSNVADQTTLQDPTKQYPRPKFEEQSQEAPGLAKKMNPKPDHGEETYKGSGRLAGRKAIITGADSGIGRAVAIAFAREGADIVLNYLPSEEEDAKEVISLIEQAGRKAIPIAGDLSEEKFCNRLVEDAVHQLGGLDILVNVAGRQEAEEDISKLTTQQFEMTYKTNVFGLFWLCKAALAHLQAGATIVNTASIQAYQPSPTLLDYASTKAAIVAFTKGLAKQVASKGIRVNAVAPGPIWTPLQPSGGQPTEKLPEFGAKTPLGRPGQPAELAPIYVLLASQESSYVTGETYGVTGGNMLP, from the coding sequence ATGACCACAAGTAATGTAGCTGATCAGACCACACTGCAAGATCCCACGAAGCAATATCCGCGGCCTAAGTTCGAGGAGCAGAGTCAGGAAGCTCCAGGCCTCGCCAAGAAGATGAATCCGAAGCCAGATCACGGTGAAGAGACCTATAAAGGGTCGGGACGTCTCGCCGGTCGCAAAGCTATCATCACGGGAGCCGACTCTGGAATCGGTCGGGCTGTCGCCATCGCTTTCGCGCGCGAGGGAGCAGACATCGTTCTCAATTACTTACCAAGCGAAGAAGAAGACGCTAAGGAAGTAATTTCATTAATCGAGCAGGCCGGAAGGAAAGCTATCCCCATTGCCGGTGATCTGAGTGAAGAAAAGTTTTGCAATCGGTTGGTTGAAGATGCGGTCCATCAACTGGGTGGGCTCGACATCTTGGTCAATGTTGCTGGAAGACAGGAGGCGGAAGAGGACATCTCCAAGCTCACTACCCAGCAGTTTGAGATGACATACAAGACCAATGTCTTTGGACTGTTCTGGCTATGCAAAGCGGCGCTGGCTCATCTGCAAGCTGGTGCTACGATTGTGAATACCGCATCCATTCAGGCATACCAACCATCCCCAACGCTCTTAGACTATGCCTCGACCAAAGCAGCAATTGTCGCCTTCACCAAGGGATTGGCCAAGCAGGTAGCATCTAAAGGTATCCGAGTCAATGCGGTCGCGCCCGGTCCGATATGGACTCCTCTTCAACCGAGCGGAGGTCAACCGACCGAGAAGCTGCCAGAGTTTGGTGCCAAGACACCTCTCGGCCGGCCCGGACAACCAGCGGAACTTGCACCTATCTATGTTTTGCTTGCTTCTCAGGAGTCCAGTTATGTCACAGGCGAGACGTACGGAGTAACCGGCGGCAACATGCTTCCGTAG
- a CDS encoding MFS transporter: MSAQKAGAWPQSQGPHPGGDRVVESDVPSRLDRLPWSTWHTRIIVALGTSWLLDGLEVTLTGSLSGILQSRQGLSLSNQQVTAAASAYLAGAVLGAILFGYLTDRLGRKRLFLVTLATYSIATVATAFSGNFLTFMLFRSLTGLGIGGEYAAINSAVDELIPSKVRGTVDLAVNATFWVGASIGSLATLYLLHGHLFSPERGWRYAFGIGGSLGIAVLALRLFVPESPRWLMLRGREEQAEKIVKDIEDKVSKGAGELPRPEGDKLQLSVRDHTPWKEIFANMLGENRQRSFLGLVLMIGQSFFFNAVFFTYGLVVKKFYNVSDQDLPLHLLPFAIASFFGPILLGRLFDTIGRKPMITATYGISGLLLAASIYPFSHGMIGAKGLGILFAVIFFIASSAASAAYLTVSEIFPLEIRAFAIAIFYAAGTLIGGAGAPVLFGVLIATGSKSRVALGYALGAVLMLLAALCEWTIGVEAANKSLESVSKPLQSRG, encoded by the coding sequence ATGTCTGCACAAAAAGCAGGAGCGTGGCCCCAATCGCAAGGGCCGCATCCAGGCGGTGATCGCGTCGTCGAGTCTGATGTTCCTTCGCGACTTGATCGGCTGCCATGGTCAACCTGGCATACTCGCATCATCGTTGCCCTGGGGACTTCATGGCTGCTTGATGGCCTGGAAGTCACTCTCACGGGGTCGCTGTCCGGCATCTTACAGAGCCGACAAGGCCTTTCCCTGTCGAACCAGCAAGTAACTGCAGCTGCAAGTGCGTACCTCGCAGGTGCCGTCCTGGGAGCCATTCTTTTCGGCTATCTCACCGATCGACTTGGCCGGAAACGGCTATTTCTGGTCACTCTCGCCACTTACTCGATCGCCACGGTGGCGACAGCCTTTTCCGGCAACTTTCTCACGTTCATGCTGTTCCGCTCTCTTACAGGTTTAGGCATCGGGGGCGAATACGCCGCCATCAACTCCGCCGTTGATGAGCTAATTCCGAGTAAGGTGCGCGGTACTGTAGATCTTGCGGTCAACGCGACCTTCTGGGTAGGGGCGTCGATCGGGTCTCTTGCCACTCTCTACTTGCTCCACGGGCATCTGTTCTCGCCAGAGCGCGGCTGGCGATATGCCTTTGGGATTGGCGGCAGCTTGGGCATTGCGGTATTGGCCTTGCGACTCTTTGTTCCCGAAAGCCCGCGGTGGCTCATGCTACGCGGTCGCGAGGAACAGGCGGAGAAGATCGTCAAGGACATTGAGGATAAAGTTTCAAAGGGAGCGGGCGAACTCCCCCGGCCGGAGGGCGACAAATTGCAGCTCTCAGTGCGAGACCACACGCCGTGGAAAGAAATCTTCGCCAACATGTTAGGAGAGAATCGCCAACGCTCATTTCTAGGATTGGTGCTGATGATAGGCCAGTCATTCTTCTTCAATGCTGTGTTCTTTACCTATGGACTGGTGGTCAAGAAGTTTTACAATGTCTCTGACCAAGACCTGCCTCTTCATCTGCTGCCCTTCGCAATAGCAAGCTTCTTCGGTCCTATCCTGCTTGGCCGCCTATTCGACACAATAGGTAGAAAGCCGATGATTACAGCCACTTATGGTATCTCGGGATTGCTTCTTGCCGCCAGCATCTATCCCTTCTCGCACGGAATGATTGGAGCCAAAGGTCTCGGGATTCTATTTGCAGTGATCTTCTTTATTGCTTCGTCCGCAGCGAGCGCTGCGTACTTGACCGTCAGCGAAATATTCCCCCTCGAGATTCGGGCGTTCGCGATCGCCATCTTTTACGCCGCAGGGACGCTCATCGGCGGTGCCGGAGCACCCGTGCTCTTCGGAGTGCTCATTGCGACCGGCTCTAAGAGTCGTGTAGCCCTAGGCTACGCCCTGGGAGCGGTACTAATGCTGCTCGCCGCCCTTTGCGAATGGACAATTGGCGTCGAAGCGGCGAACAAATCTCTGGAGTCGGTCTCTAAACCGCTCCAGAGCAGGGGCTAA
- a CDS encoding DUF421 domain-containing protein encodes MYTIIHAIIGYFFLLLTVRVLSRRPGAQLTLFEFVIVFLIGGVIILSTVGNDRSVTNCVTAIIAVGLMHRFVTWLKARSPKLGEIIDGTPLVLLKNGEYQVEVMRGMRIDPEDIMAAGRTKGITSIHEIKYAILERNGAISIIKAQS; translated from the coding sequence ATGTACACCATTATTCATGCCATTATCGGCTACTTCTTTCTCCTACTTACCGTGCGGGTCCTTAGTAGAAGACCTGGCGCCCAACTGACTCTGTTCGAATTCGTCATCGTATTCCTTATAGGCGGTGTCATCATCCTCTCTACAGTAGGGAATGATCGTTCGGTCACAAACTGCGTGACTGCTATCATTGCCGTCGGTTTGATGCATCGCTTTGTCACTTGGTTAAAAGCGCGATCTCCCAAGTTGGGTGAGATCATCGACGGAACTCCACTCGTCTTGCTGAAGAACGGTGAATATCAAGTAGAAGTAATGCGGGGAATGCGAATAGACCCCGAAGACATCATGGCTGCCGGGCGCACAAAAGGGATCACATCAATCCATGAAATTAAGTACGCAATTCTAGAGCGCAACGGAGCCATAAGCATCATCAAAGCGCAAAGTTAG
- a CDS encoding DUF421 domain-containing protein — protein sequence MAAVLRAFLGYLFLVFIVRVVGRRPGKQMTPFEFVLVFFMGGLALTAIVGNEVSFTNALCQIIAIALGHYLVAWGRQRSQRFARLVDGTPLLLLENGQWRSETLREMGIADDDIMASARDSGIQNLEGLQSAVLERNGEISTAAKKEPSSER from the coding sequence ATGGCAGCGGTGCTTCGAGCGTTCCTAGGCTATCTGTTTTTGGTATTCATTGTGCGGGTGGTCGGTCGGCGCCCAGGCAAGCAGATGACGCCATTCGAGTTCGTGCTTGTCTTCTTCATGGGCGGCCTGGCGCTTACGGCCATTGTCGGAAACGAGGTCTCGTTCACCAACGCACTTTGCCAGATCATTGCGATTGCATTAGGGCATTATCTGGTTGCCTGGGGTAGGCAGCGATCTCAGAGATTTGCTCGATTGGTGGATGGAACTCCATTGCTGCTGCTCGAAAACGGGCAATGGAGAAGCGAGACTCTTAGAGAGATGGGCATTGCGGACGACGACATTATGGCTTCCGCCCGCGACTCAGGGATTCAAAATCTCGAGGGTCTTCAAAGCGCAGTGCTTGAAAGAAATGGCGAGATCAGCACGGCGGCAAAGAAAGAGCCGTCAAGCGAGCGATAG
- a CDS encoding DUF1440 domain-containing protein encodes MTGPGKKLQEALQSEAENQKQEAASGEPKEDATMKTADVITQTTTGGQHLSWEGKQKGGPIVHYAFGAIMGGLYGGLAEYSSFARSGFGASFGSTLFGVADLFAVPALHLSPPATDQPPSSLTSPFAAHIIYGVTTELGRRIVRAVL; translated from the coding sequence ATGACAGGACCTGGTAAGAAGCTGCAAGAGGCGCTTCAAAGTGAAGCGGAAAACCAGAAGCAAGAGGCTGCAAGCGGTGAACCCAAAGAAGACGCGACGATGAAGACGGCGGACGTCATCACCCAAACAACGACGGGAGGACAGCACTTGTCCTGGGAGGGCAAACAGAAGGGCGGTCCGATCGTCCATTATGCCTTTGGTGCAATCATGGGTGGCCTTTATGGCGGACTCGCAGAGTACTCCTCTTTTGCCAGGTCCGGCTTTGGGGCAAGCTTTGGCAGCACTTTGTTTGGCGTCGCCGACTTGTTCGCCGTGCCCGCGCTACACCTATCGCCGCCGGCTACAGATCAGCCGCCATCGTCGTTAACTTCCCCTTTTGCCGCCCACATCATCTATGGCGTGACAACCGAACTCGGTCGACGCATCGTGAGAGCCGTCCTCTAA
- a CDS encoding glycosyl hydrolase family 18 protein codes for MKKFLLCLLLSAHSVFAQPKALFYMTDHPDSVRDFMRHQDKIDIIVPTWYGVDANGLVYGEPDPAVQRVVRQRHIALFPIVAIFDKTGIHSLLTNDKAQTAMIGSLISQCKQNGYDGFQLDFENIAWTDRDALSSTVKRIAGEMHQAHLQLQIAVVPNAPGHPGHSAFSKWIFSDWRGVFDLKALGESVDLLCLMTYDQHTRWTTPGPVGGWNWTNENLDYALKSVPKDKLSLGIALYGYHWYAGDPGLNEREQKPNITADYISAIDAQTLRDTYQGQEMWDVQDHTAYFFFYRDQMREWIFYTEKRGFADRYDLAKDKNLQGICAWVLGEEDDAIWNVLPEHKNN; via the coding sequence ATGAAAAAGTTCCTGCTCTGTCTCTTACTGAGCGCTCACAGCGTTTTCGCCCAACCGAAGGCCCTTTTCTATATGACGGACCATCCGGATTCTGTCCGTGACTTCATGCGGCACCAAGACAAGATCGATATTATCGTGCCGACCTGGTATGGCGTTGACGCCAACGGGTTGGTCTACGGCGAACCTGATCCGGCGGTGCAGCGGGTGGTGAGACAACGCCACATTGCACTCTTCCCGATCGTCGCCATCTTCGACAAGACAGGCATCCACTCGCTGTTGACGAACGATAAGGCGCAGACAGCCATGATCGGATCACTTATCTCCCAATGCAAGCAGAATGGGTACGACGGCTTTCAACTCGACTTTGAAAATATCGCTTGGACTGACCGTGATGCACTCTCGAGTACTGTGAAACGCATCGCCGGCGAGATGCACCAGGCGCACTTACAACTTCAGATTGCGGTCGTTCCGAATGCCCCTGGACACCCTGGGCACAGCGCCTTCAGCAAATGGATTTTCTCTGATTGGCGTGGAGTCTTTGACCTCAAGGCCCTCGGCGAATCAGTCGACCTTCTTTGCCTCATGACCTACGATCAACACACGCGCTGGACGACACCTGGGCCTGTTGGCGGATGGAATTGGACGAATGAAAATCTAGATTATGCGCTGAAGTCCGTACCAAAAGACAAGCTTTCCCTCGGCATCGCCCTTTATGGCTACCACTGGTACGCCGGAGATCCAGGGCTGAACGAAAGAGAGCAGAAGCCTAACATCACCGCTGATTACATCAGCGCAATCGACGCCCAAACATTAAGAGATACCTATCAAGGACAAGAGATGTGGGACGTTCAAGACCACACTGCATATTTCTTCTTCTATCGCGATCAGATGCGAGAGTGGATCTTCTATACCGAAAAAAGAGGTTTCGCTGATCGCTATGATCTTGCCAAGGACAAGAATCTCCAAGGTATCTGCGCCTGGGTCCTCGGTGAGGAAGACGACGCAATCTGGAACGTCCTGCCGGAACACAAGAACAATTAA